The Desulfocurvus vexinensis DSM 17965 genome segment ATGGCGGGCTCCTGGGGCCGGGCGGTGCGGAGGCGCAAACCCCTTGCGCGGGGCACACCCTGCATTATACCTTGGCAAAACCAAGCGCAACCCACGTATCCCGGAGGCCCCATGCCCCTGTTCCGTTTCCTGGTCCTGGTTCTTCTGGCCGCCGCCCTGGCCGCGCCCGCCCGGGCCCAGGAGCCCTCGGCCCTCACGGCGGCCATGCAGCGCCGCTACGAGACGCTTTCGACCTTCGAGGCCGCCTTCAGCCAGACCCTGGTCAACGCCGCCAGCGGCGAGAGCCGCACGCGCACCGGCACCATCCGCTTCAAGCGCCCCTCGCTCATCCGCTGGCAGACCATGACCCCCGAGCCGGAACTGCTGGTGGTCGGCGCCCAGGACGTGTGGGCCTGGTACGAGCTGGAGCAGACGGCCTACCGCTACACCGTGGAGCAGGTGCTCGACTCGCGGACCATGCTGC includes the following:
- a CDS encoding LolA family protein; its protein translation is MPLFRFLVLVLLAAALAAPARAQEPSALTAAMQRRYETLSTFEAAFSQTLVNAASGESRTRTGTIRFKRPSLIRWQTMTPEPELLVVGAQDVWAWYELEQTAYRYTVEQVLDSRTMLRFISGNARLDEDFWVEDQGDDAGLRRLHLMPRKAEPSMVEATVWVDPSSTVMTRIEIVDFFGNTNAVILENMVFDVQLPAEVFAFAPPQGADVFDNRGKEGPAVETLGQ